Within Burkholderiales bacterium, the genomic segment ACGCGCTGCATCTGCCGCCCGATACCCTCGATCCGTTTCTCGATGCGCGTCTGCTCCCCGAGGAAATCGGTCACGTCCTCAGGCTGCTCGGGCGCCGCATCAACGAACGCATTCCCGCCGCCTACCTCGCCCACGAAGCCTGGCTCGGCGAGCACAAATTCTATATCGACGAACGCGTCATCGTGCCGCGCTCGTTCATCGCCGAGCTGCTGCGCGATCGGTTCGCCGAGGTTGCGCTCGATGGCGACGCGATCCATTCGGCGCTCGATCTTTGCGCGGGCTCCGGTTGCCTCGCCGTCCTGCTCGCGCTCGAATTTCCGGAGGCGCGGATCACCGCCGCCGACATCTCCAAAGACGCGCTCGAGGTCGCCCGGCGCAATGTCGGCGACTACGGGCTCACTGAGCGCATCGAGATCGTCGAGTCGAATCTGTTCGCCGCATTGCCGGGACGCCGCTTTGACCTGATCGTCTCCAACCCGCCGTATGTGACCGCTGCCGCGATGGCCGCGCTGCCGCAGGAATATCATTACGAGCCGCAGTTCGCATTGAGCGGCGGCGGCGATGGTCTCGACATCATCCGTCGCATCATTGCCGAAGCGCCCGAACATCTGACAGATGCAGGCGCACTGATCGTCGAAGTCGGCCACAACCGCGACGGCGTCGAGCGGGCATTCCCCGCCATTCCGTTTACCTGGCTTGCCACGAGCGCCAGCGACGATTGTGTTTTCGCACTGACCAGGGGACAACTGCCGTAGTTGCAGGCCGCGCAACACAGATTCAATTTCTACGAGGAAATCTCATGATCATCACCACCACACCCGACATCCAGGGCAGGCCCATCCAGGAATATTTCGGCATCGTGACCGGCGAAGCCGTGCTCGGCGCGAACGTGTTCCGCGATTTGTTCGCGGACATCCGCGACATTGTCGGCGGCCGTTCCGGCTCTTACGAAAAGGAATTGCGCAAGGCGCGTGAAATCGCCCTGGAAGACTTGGCCGACGCAGCGGAAAAACGCGGCGCCAACGCGATCGTCGGCGTCGATATCGATTACGAAGTGCTCGGCGAAAAGAACGGAATGCTGATGGTCAGCGTTTCGGGGACCGCGGTTCGAATATGACGCGTTTCTTCGGGCGGCCAAGTGGCGTGATCGCCGATCGACGGCCTGTTTTCGGGCGCTGAACCGGAAACCTCTGCCAGGAGGCGGGATGGAGCGCTGGGTGCTTTATGCGTTCGCGTCGATGGTCTTTGCCGGCGTCACGGCCGTGATCGCCAAGCAAGGGCTGGTCGGCATTACAGGCGAACTCGGCTTGTCGCTGCGGACGGTTTTCGTCTTTTTTTTCGTGCTCGTATTCGCTGCTCTGGCCGTTTCGCCGTCCGAAATCCGCTCCCTGCAGAAAGAGAATTTTTTGTGGCTTGGGCTTTCCGGCGTCACGACCACGCTGTCCTGGATCTTCTACTACAAGGCGCTGAAGGTCGGCGACGTGGCAACCGTCGCGCTGATCGACAAGGGCAGCGTCGTCGTCGCCATCTTCCTTGCCTGGCTGGTGCTCAAGGAAACCATCTCGATCCGCATGCTGCTTGGCGCGGCTTTGATCGTGGCCGGGCTCGTGATCATCGCAAGGAAATGAGTCTGTCGCGCCGTAGTGCTATCGGTAAACTTTGTGTATTGGAGCAATGCCGCGTTTACTGTCATCCTCCGGGAAAGCGGAAATTGGATCGTCATATTCCGGCGCAAGCGGGAATCCGGAGCTGCCTATAACCGGATCATCATGATTGCCCGCTGGAGCCTATCCTCGAATGCTCAATCGGCGGCGCGAATGAAAAGCGGGAAAAGGGTGCTCGATCAGACGGCTTCCTGGCTTTCCACTGCCTCCTTTTCAAGCTCGCCGTATCGCTCGATATCGGTGACCGGTTGGGTCACATACTGAAGCCTGAGTACTTGATGCTTGATGCCATTTTTTCCGCTGTGCTTGATTTCGTACATAAGCTTGTCGGCGATCGCGACCATTTCCTTGGCCGATCTCGGCACATCTTCGCAGGTCAGAACGCCGATACTGAAACCGACCGGCAGACTTTTCTGATTCGCTTCGGCGGCCAATTCCTCCTTGATTTTCTGGATGGCAACAAAGGCGGCGCGCTGCCCCGTTTCCGGCATCAGGATCGCGAATTCATCACCGCCCAATCGCGCCACGGTATCGGTTCGGCGCGTGTTGTTCCTGATGGTGCGGGCTACCGATTGCAGCAACTCATCGCCGCAGTTGTGGCCATGAACATCGTTGACGGCCTTGAAATTGTCGAGATCGATGAAAGCGACGGTCATAGTGCGGCGATAACGCCGCGAGCGCTGCAGTTCCATCTCGGCGACCTCGTAAAACGCGCGTGAGTTGACGGCTTGTGTCAGATGGTCGGTCCTCGCCAGTTTCTTCTGCTGCAAATACGCATCGCGCAAGGCCGAAAAGGGAACAGCGACGGCTATGAAGACAATAGTTTTCCCGAGTCCGCTCCACAGCAATAGCAGCGGCTGCGAATAGACCTGGCCGGCAAGCATATCGCTGACAAGCCAGATCATCGTGCTGCAAATCGCCGCGGCGATACCGAGGCGCCGACCCGTGAAATAGGCGACGATTGCGGTCGGAAAAAGATAAAACACCCCTAGCGACGCTTCATGGCCAATCACGTAATCAAGGCAACCCAATAGAACGATCAGGCTAAAGCCGAAGCTCACCAGGAAAGCCCTGCTCCGAGACTCGAAATAATTCAGAACGACTTGCACGTTTAACCTCTTTTTTTGTGGCAAACTTCGATTGCTTACCCTGTTGCGGCGCAATAACCCTGACTATAAACAGCAATTGCCGTGCCGTGATACAAAACGCAAGTTGAAGGGTAACTTTTTGCTTTTCGAAGCTCTTGAGCGCGGCTTTCGCCTTGATTTCCCTGTTTGAGACGAAAGCGCGACACTATGATGCAGTTCACGCCTTCGCCCGATGAGCGGGCCATGTGTCCATATTGATCGGAATCGCCGGCGTGGCATCCGTAATCAACAGGAGTATTGAAAAAATGACT encodes:
- the prmB gene encoding 50S ribosomal protein L3 N(5)-glutamine methyltransferase translates to MFTEAKAELQTIRDLLRFAVSRFNEAGLAFGHGSSNAYDEAAYLILHALHLPPDTLDPFLDARLLPEEIGHVLRLLGRRINERIPAAYLAHEAWLGEHKFYIDERVIVPRSFIAELLRDRFAEVALDGDAIHSALDLCAGSGCLAVLLALEFPEARITAADISKDALEVARRNVGDYGLTERIEIVESNLFAALPGRRFDLIVSNPPYVTAAAMAALPQEYHYEPQFALSGGGDGLDIIRRIIAEAPEHLTDAGALIVEVGHNRDGVERAFPAIPFTWLATSASDDCVFALTRGQLP
- a CDS encoding heavy metal-binding domain-containing protein — its product is MIITTTPDIQGRPIQEYFGIVTGEAVLGANVFRDLFADIRDIVGGRSGSYEKELRKAREIALEDLADAAEKRGANAIVGVDIDYEVLGEKNGMLMVSVSGTAVRI
- a CDS encoding EamA family transporter, with product MERWVLYAFASMVFAGVTAVIAKQGLVGITGELGLSLRTVFVFFFVLVFAALAVSPSEIRSLQKENFLWLGLSGVTTTLSWIFYYKALKVGDVATVALIDKGSVVVAIFLAWLVLKETISIRMLLGAALIVAGLVIIARK
- a CDS encoding diguanylate cyclase, which codes for MQVVLNYFESRSRAFLVSFGFSLIVLLGCLDYVIGHEASLGVFYLFPTAIVAYFTGRRLGIAAAICSTMIWLVSDMLAGQVYSQPLLLLWSGLGKTIVFIAVAVPFSALRDAYLQQKKLARTDHLTQAVNSRAFYEVAEMELQRSRRYRRTMTVAFIDLDNFKAVNDVHGHNCGDELLQSVARTIRNNTRRTDTVARLGGDEFAILMPETGQRAAFVAIQKIKEELAAEANQKSLPVGFSIGVLTCEDVPRSAKEMVAIADKLMYEIKHSGKNGIKHQVLRLQYVTQPVTDIERYGELEKEAVESQEAV